Genomic window (Vulpes lagopus strain Blue_001 chromosome 6, ASM1834538v1, whole genome shotgun sequence):
TTTATAAAAGATGCAGAAGAcagcatatatattcatatacagaGCATTACAGAGAGTGAAAAGCAGATTTTCAATTTTGACTAAACCCTTGAACATATTGCTCTTCATACTTGTTCCTTTAAAGCAGGTAAGTGGAAACATCATCAAGAGCTAATTAATTAGAGGTTTAACAAACTGAAgacactattttaattaattttgtgttGACTGGAAGGAAAAGGCTGTGGCTTTTGAGACATCAATTGACTGGAAGGAAAAGGCTGTGGCTTTTGAGACATCAAGTCCTCTCTCACTGGGAGATCACTTTACTATTTCACAATGACCCAGGAACAAGAATTTGTATGCATAAGAAAATACAATGTAATTAATTATAACATAGGCTGTTTCCCCACATACCTGTTGAAATATGTGAACTCAATTGATACTTGACAACTTgaccataaaaatatatatattttttaaattttggaggaaATATGTATATTGGTATGGGCCCAGATCCAGGATCAGACCAACTGTGCTTAAATACCAGCTTTGACCCTTGTTATCTGTGTAACTGTAAGTCATTAAATACTTCTATGCCATAGTTTTCttatatgcaaaatgagaataatagtaaTATTCCCTTCATAGAATTGTTATGAGTGTTAAATGTGTTAATAAATATGAAGCGCTTAGAACAGAGTATATCAAGTAGTAATGACTTAATTGTTATTGATCATTTTAGATCACTAGATCCTATGAACAATGTCTAAAAAGCCAAGTAAAGACAACTTAGTATGATATGTTATACAGAAGCAAATTCTCTATGTCAGGGTTGAATCATTTCAGTATTTACTTCTTCACCAccacatacatacatttacacAAAATATACCCATTTCTCAGTGTGAACAGTAGTAATACAAGGAATTAAGGATATAGGTTATAGATATCTGAGGATGGTTCAAAGCTTCATGAAATTCTCAGTATATGACagaaactaaaaagcaaaattttaagatatgtatgtatgtatgtatgtgagtgAGTTAGTGCATGAGTAggggaaaggaacagaagaaggggagagaaaatctcaagcaaatgACACagttagcatggagcccaattaaGGGCTCAATCTAAcagccctaagatcatgacctgagccaaaaccaagagtttgacccttaggtgactgagccacccaggtgcccaaagcaaaattatttttaattaaaagactttatttcatGTATAATTGGCCCCtaagttttgtgtatgtgtgtgtgcattttctttatttattttagaagccATGGCCTTCGACAGATATGATGCTAGTAAGTTACTTCACTGATAACAGGACAATACAatttcctcacctttaaaattatatatcctTTGCATATTATTGTAAGATAATCTCGAGGTGATAGAAAATAgtgataaaaatggcaaaataaatactaatgtaACTATCTAATTTTTCCAAGTGAGCAGGTTGTAACAATTGATATCAATTGATAAAAGAGGGTCTTTTGATAgaataaagctataaaaaataaaacttccaccaccctcaaatgctttttatttgatACATAATTATCAGAATATTGTTTCAAAGTGATGTGAGCCATAAAGTAATTTCAAATTATAGacaatttcaatatttattttgatatattatttattattatttactatttattattatattagatttattacttatttattcatgagggacacagagagagagagagatagaggcagagacacaggcagagggagaagcaggctccatgcacggagcctgacatgggactcaatcctgcgtctccaggatcaggccctgggccaaagtccacgctaaactgctgagccacccaggctgcccaatgtcAATATATTTAAGATTATATGTCCAACTATTATTCATCAAGTAGAAATAGGAAAACATCAGTactaattttgtctttatttttatttattctctttgtaTAAAAGAACTTCTAGAGCCTTTCTGCATCAAGTAAATGGATCTTAAAAATGGATCTGTAGTGACTGAATTTATTTTACTAGGATTTTCTGGGCAACGggaatttcatattttcttctttgtaacatTCTTGTTAATCTACAGTGCTACTGTGTGGGGGAATATTCTCATTATGGTCACGGTGAAATTTAGTTCCACCCTTCATTCTCCCATGTACTTCCTCCTTGGAAACCTCTCTTTTTTAGATATGTGTCTTTCCACTGTCACCACACCCAAAATGATCACAGACTTGCTCAGTGAACACAAGACCATCTCTGTATGGGGCTGCATGACTCAGATGTTCTTTATGCACTTGTTTGGGGGTGCTGAGATGACTCTTTTGATAGCCATGGCCTTTGACAGATATGTAGCCATATGTAAACCCCTGCACTACAGGACAATCATGAGCCACAGGCTGCTGAGTGGGTTTATGATACTATCATGGACAATTGGTTTTGTACACACCATGAGCCAGATGGTTTTAACAGTCAACTTGCCTTTCTGTGGCCCCAATGTCATAGACAATATATTCTGTGACCTTCCTCTTGTGATTCAGCTTGCTTGTATGGACACATATACCATGGAATTCTTTGTCATTGCTGACAGTGGGCTGCTCTCACTCATCTGTTTTATCCTGCTGCTTGTCTCCTACACTGTCATCCTGATAACTGTACAACAAAGATCATCTGGAGGACTTACCAAGGCTCTGTCCACACTGTCTGCACACATCATTGTGGTCACTCTGTTCTTTGGACCTTGTATCTTTATCTATGCATGGCCATTCAATAGTTTTGCAGGCAATAAAGTCCTTGCTGTATTTTACACCATTATCACACCCTTACTGAATCCTGTTATTTACACACTGAGAAATCAGAAAATGCAAGGAGCAATGAGAAAATTATGGTTCCAACATGTAATTTCTACACAGAAGTTTTAGATTTGGGCACTATATAATTAACACACCTTACAAATACTGTGCTAACAGATGTTGAAtagattatataaaatacatggcTTCACTCTTATGTTAGAGTGACCAGTGAAGAACTAAAACCTgtgcagaaaataataaaatattttaattcatactTACTGCTGTTAAAAACATGATGATAATAAGTGACCTACAGCAAAATAGACATTTGAAATCATTGAGCCCTTTTCAAtagatattcaatatatattagtaaacaaatcaatataaaatatatggtgAACACTAATACAGATGATTTTAATAGATATGGATTGTTAATGATGCTCATAACTTTATACTGTCTTTAAATGAGGTACCAGTGCAAATCACGTGTGAAATAATGGGTACAACAATGGGAAAATATGATTCTAATATCTTGATCCAATGAGACACAAAGtaggaataaataattaaatttgacAGTAGAGTCAATATAAGGTGATAGAGAGAATGTAAGATACCAGAAGGAAGGAACAAATGCAAGGAAACTTTCAATAGAGCAAAAAAGCAGCCTTGAAACCAAATGCTCCAAGACATATCACAAGTATGCAAAtattctcttgttgatatgatttatcacattgattgttttatgagagttaaaccagccttgcatcccaaggataaatcccGTTTGGCCatggtaaataatcttcttaatgtactgttggatcctattgactagtatcttgttgagaattttgcatctgtgCTCACCAGATATATTGGtcaataattctttttggtggtgtctttggttttggaattaaggtgaggCTGACCTCattaatgagtttggaagtattctgtccctttctatcatttagaacagctttagtagaataagaattatttattctttaaacctttgatagaattcccctgggaagccatctggccttggacttttatgtcttgggaagtttttgacgACAGCTTCAATTTCccccatatgatcctctcaatagaggcagagaaagcattcgacaaaatacagcctccattcccaatc
Coding sequences:
- the LOC121493932 gene encoding olfactory receptor 4L1-like, whose product is MDLKNGSVVTEFILLGFSGQREFHIFFFVTFLLIYSATVWGNILIMVTVKFSSTLHSPMYFLLGNLSFLDMCLSTVTTPKMITDLLSEHKTISVWGCMTQMFFMHLFGGAEMTLLIAMAFDRYVAICKPLHYRTIMSHRLLSGFMILSWTIGFVHTMSQMVLTVNLPFCGPNVIDNIFCDLPLVIQLACMDTYTMEFFVIADSGLLSLICFILLLVSYTVILITVQQRSSGGLTKALSTLSAHIIVVTLFFGPCIFIYAWPFNSFAGNKVLAVFYTIITPLLNPVIYTLRNQKMQGAMRKLWFQHVISTQKF